The following are encoded together in the Oncorhynchus masou masou isolate Uvic2021 chromosome 5, UVic_Omas_1.1, whole genome shotgun sequence genome:
- the LOC135531007 gene encoding lysosomal alpha-glucosidase-like: MHSLYGLLEAKASARALKRMLGKRAFVISRSTFPSQGQYSGHWLGDNRSHWKDMYTSIAGMLTFNLLGVPLVGADICGFSEQTEEELCVRWTQLGAFYPFTRNHNSIDQKPQDPPAFSPRARSAMKQSLLLRSSLFPLLYTLFHRAHTHGHTVARPLLFEFPKDVRTYGIDRQFLWGKSLMVTPVLDPGVDFVVGYFPQGLWYDYYTGDSVRSKGEELRLKAPLEHINLHLREGAVIPTQRPNTTLFVSSGQPLHLVSSLSEDGSAGGELFWDDGESIDTFETDQYAHVVFTVVKNTMTSEVLHDHVEASYITVETASFYGVKVEPTRVTVNSHDAAFTYRANQVLTVTDLGLNLSQNFTIRWI, from the exons ATGCACAGCCTGTATGGACTTCTAGAAGCGAAGGCCTCGGCACG tgcCCTGAAGCGTATGTTAGGGAAGAGAGCGTTTGTGATCTCTCGCTCCACCTTCCCCAGTCAAGGCCAATACTCTGGACACTGGCTAGGAGACAACAGGAGTCACTGGAAGGACATGTACACCTCGATagcag gtaTGCTAACCTTTAACCTCCTGGGTGTTCCCCTGGTGGGGGCTGATATCTGTGGCTTCAGTGAGCAGACTGAGGAGGAGCTGTGTGTCCGCTGGACTCAGCTAGGAGCCTTCTACCCTTTCACACGCAACCACAACTCTATCGACCAGAAG CCTCAGGACCCCCCAGCGTTCAGCCCTCGAGCCCGTTCAGCCATGAAACAGTCTCTGCTGCTCcgctcctctctgttccctctgctctacaCGCTGTTCcaccgcgcacacacacacggacacaccgTCGCTCGCCCTCTGCTGTTCGa GTTCCCCAAGGACGTGAGAACGTATGGGATAGACAGACAGTTCCTATGGGGGAAGAGTTTGATGGTGACACCAGTGTTAGATCCAGGTGTGGACTTTGTTGTGGGCTACTTCCCTCAGGGTCTCTGGTACGACTACTACACG ggtgattCTGTCCGTAGTAAAGGAGAAGAGTTGAGGCTCAAGGCTCCTCTAGAGCATATCAACCTTCACCTGAGAGAAGGAGCTGTCATACCTACACAG CGTCCCAACACAACCCTGTTTGTGAGCAGTGGCCAGCCGCTCCACCTCGTGTCCAGTCTGTCTGAAGACGGCTCGGCCGGAGGAGAGCTGTTCTGGGACGACGGAGAGAGCATCGACACCTTTGAGACCGACCAGTACGCTCACGTAGTGTTCACTGTGGTGAAG AACACGATGACATCGGAGGTGCTGCACGACCACGTGGAGGCTTCCTACATCACCGTGGAAACAGCCTCCTTCTATGGCGTGAAGGTGGAGCCTACCAGGGTTACGGTCAACTCCCATGATGCGGCATTCACCTACAGAGCCAATCAG GTGTTGACTGTAACAGATCTGGGACTGAATCTCAGTCAGAACTTCACCATCCGTTGGATCTAG